Proteins from one Bradyrhizobium amphicarpaeae genomic window:
- a CDS encoding DUF1178 family protein, with the protein MIRYALRCDRDHDFESWFQSSSAYDQQVKRKLVTCPICGSAKVEKAIMAPRIVGKKGRGRAAPPPEPAAAPAPEAAPSGPTSLLMAQEKELRSKLKELRDHIVKNADNVGERFANEARAMHYGDKEHRPIYGEASPEEAKSLIDEGIEVSPLPTLPEDRN; encoded by the coding sequence ATGATCCGCTACGCGCTTCGCTGCGACCGCGACCACGACTTCGAGAGCTGGTTCCAGAGTTCGTCGGCCTATGACCAGCAGGTCAAGCGCAAGCTCGTGACCTGCCCGATCTGCGGCTCGGCCAAGGTCGAGAAGGCCATCATGGCCCCGCGCATCGTCGGCAAGAAGGGCCGCGGCCGTGCAGCGCCGCCGCCTGAGCCCGCGGCTGCTCCCGCGCCCGAGGCTGCACCGTCAGGACCGACCTCGCTGTTGATGGCGCAGGAGAAAGAGCTGCGCAGCAAGCTGAAAGAGCTGCGCGATCACATCGTGAAGAACGCCGACAATGTCGGCGAGCGCTTTGCCAACGAAGCCCGCGCGATGCATTACGGGGACAAGGAGCACCGCCCGATCTACGGCGAGGCCTCGCCAGAGGAGGCGAAGTCGCTGATCGACGAGGGCATCGAGGTGTCACCGCTACCGACATTGCCGGAAGACCGGAACTAG
- a CDS encoding carbon-nitrogen hydrolase family protein: MNENRTFTAAMVQMRTGLLPEPSLAQATQLIRQAAANGADYVQTPEVSNMMQLNRKALFEHLQSEEDDISLKAYRALAAELKIHLHVGSLALRFSPEKAVNRSFLIGPEGNVLASYDKIHMFDIELPDGESYRESANYQPGETAVISDLPWGRVGLTICYDVRFPALYRALAESGASFITVPSAFTRKTGEAHWHVLLRARAIETGCFIFAAAQAGTHENKRETYGHSLIISPWGEILAEGDVEPGIIMARIDPAQVETARRAIPSLQHGRRFGVADPKAGPDHLHLVRGSA, encoded by the coding sequence ATGAACGAGAACCGCACGTTTACTGCCGCCATGGTGCAGATGCGCACCGGCCTGCTGCCCGAGCCGAGCCTCGCCCAGGCGACGCAGTTGATCCGGCAGGCGGCGGCCAACGGCGCCGACTACGTGCAGACGCCCGAGGTCAGCAACATGATGCAGCTGAACCGCAAGGCACTGTTCGAACATCTGCAGAGCGAAGAGGACGACATTTCGCTGAAGGCCTACCGCGCGCTCGCGGCGGAGCTGAAGATCCATCTCCATGTCGGCTCGCTGGCGCTGCGCTTTTCGCCGGAGAAGGCGGTCAACCGCTCCTTCCTGATCGGGCCCGAGGGCAATGTGCTGGCGAGCTACGACAAGATCCACATGTTCGACATCGAGCTGCCGGACGGCGAGAGCTACCGCGAATCCGCCAACTACCAGCCGGGCGAGACCGCGGTGATCTCCGACCTGCCCTGGGGCCGCGTCGGGTTGACGATCTGCTACGACGTTCGCTTCCCCGCGCTGTACCGCGCCCTCGCCGAGAGCGGCGCATCCTTCATCACCGTGCCCTCGGCCTTCACCCGCAAGACCGGTGAAGCGCACTGGCACGTGCTGCTGCGTGCGCGCGCGATCGAGACCGGCTGCTTCATCTTCGCAGCTGCCCAGGCCGGCACCCACGAGAACAAGCGCGAGACCTACGGCCATTCGCTGATCATCTCACCCTGGGGCGAGATCCTCGCCGAGGGTGACGTCGAGCCCGGCATCATCATGGCCAGGATCGACCCCGCTCAGGTCGAGACCGCACGCCGCGCGATCCCCTCGCTCCAGCACGGTCGCCGCTTCGGTGTGGCCGATCCCAAGGCCGGGCCGGATCATCTGCACCTGGTGCGGGGATCGGCATGA
- a CDS encoding ComF family protein produces the protein MEVEAARTRSIAAPLRAAWTAGRHILSRTARLALDIALPTLCVSCREPVHGEGVCASCWARLSFIERPYCPRLGIPFVYDPGPDMLSMEAIASPPAYQRARAAVRYDDVARTLVHALKYQDRTDLAPAMGRWMARAGGELLDGADMLVPVPLHWRRAWRRRYNQSGALAQVIERQSGVKARTEVLRRVRATEQQIGLSRAQRATNVQGAFQVSLDRQAEIQGRRIVLIDDVLTSGATLDACARALLRAKAAQVDVLVFARVVESGPRPI, from the coding sequence ATGGAAGTCGAAGCCGCCCGCACCCGCTCCATCGCCGCACCGCTGCGTGCCGCATGGACGGCCGGCCGTCACATCCTGTCGCGTACCGCACGACTCGCGCTCGACATCGCGCTGCCGACGTTGTGCGTGTCGTGCCGCGAGCCGGTTCACGGCGAGGGTGTCTGCGCTTCGTGTTGGGCGCGGCTGTCGTTCATCGAGCGGCCCTATTGCCCGCGGCTCGGCATTCCCTTCGTCTACGATCCCGGCCCCGACATGCTGTCGATGGAGGCGATCGCGAGCCCGCCGGCCTACCAGCGCGCCCGCGCGGCCGTGCGTTACGACGACGTCGCGCGCACGCTGGTGCATGCGCTGAAATACCAGGACCGCACCGATCTGGCGCCCGCGATGGGCCGCTGGATGGCGCGGGCGGGCGGCGAACTGCTTGATGGCGCCGATATGCTGGTGCCGGTCCCGCTGCATTGGCGGCGGGCCTGGCGGCGCCGCTACAACCAGTCCGGGGCGCTGGCGCAGGTCATCGAGCGGCAGAGTGGGGTCAAGGCGAGGACTGAGGTGCTGCGCCGGGTGCGGGCCACCGAGCAGCAGATCGGCCTGTCGCGGGCCCAGCGCGCCACCAATGTGCAGGGCGCTTTCCAGGTATCCCTCGACCGTCAGGCGGAAATTCAGGGCCGCCGGATTGTCCTGATCGACGACGTCCTGACCTCGGGGGCGACGCTGGATGCCTGTGCGCGGGCCCTGCTCCGGGCCAAAGCCGCCCAGGTCGACGTGCTGGTCTTCGCCCGGGTTGTCGAGAGCGGCCCTCGTCCCATATAA
- a CDS encoding TadE/TadG family type IV pilus assembly protein: MRAALSTIIRRFIHDRRGNIAVIFAIACVPLITTIGCAVDYSRATQTRAKLQAAADAASVGSIAKASPAFKAAGSMTSDGSIAVGVTDARNIFDANRANQTGYTLNSVTPTVVKSGSTVTATVSFNATMNTMFLGLIGKTALALTGTSTATANMPLYIDFYLLLDNSPSMGVAATPADVTTLVNATTGNSFKPNDKCAFACHDYNDSNNYYNLAKTLGVTTRIDVLRSATQSLMDTAGATQTYSNQFRMAIYDFGASSKTIGLRALFALSASLSSAKTAAGSIDLMGVYGNNDSYTADKDTQFSTVLPAINNVISAPGTGTSAAPLKYLFFVSDGVADEYNTGCSKPTVSGGRCQSPIDVSLCTAIKNRGVKIAVLYTTYLQLPTNQWYMDYIDPFNKGPFGPSPNSEIAQKMESCASTGLYFEVSPTQGISDAMNALFKKAIADARISG; encoded by the coding sequence ATGCGCGCTGCGCTCTCCACCATTATCCGCCGGTTCATTCACGACCGGCGCGGCAATATCGCGGTGATCTTCGCGATCGCCTGCGTTCCGCTGATCACCACGATCGGCTGCGCGGTCGACTATTCGCGCGCGACGCAGACCCGGGCCAAGCTTCAGGCCGCGGCCGATGCCGCCAGCGTCGGCTCGATCGCCAAGGCGTCGCCGGCCTTCAAGGCCGCAGGCTCGATGACCTCCGACGGTTCGATCGCGGTGGGTGTCACCGATGCCCGGAACATCTTCGACGCCAACCGTGCCAACCAGACCGGCTACACGCTCAACAGCGTCACGCCGACGGTGGTCAAGAGCGGCTCGACCGTCACCGCAACGGTCTCGTTCAATGCCACGATGAACACCATGTTCCTCGGCCTGATCGGCAAGACTGCGCTGGCGCTGACCGGAACGTCGACGGCGACGGCGAACATGCCGCTCTACATCGATTTCTATCTCCTGCTGGACAATTCGCCGTCGATGGGCGTGGCGGCGACGCCTGCGGACGTCACCACGCTGGTCAACGCGACCACCGGCAACAGCTTCAAGCCGAACGACAAATGCGCCTTCGCGTGCCACGACTACAACGACTCCAACAACTACTACAATCTCGCCAAGACCCTCGGCGTGACGACGCGGATCGACGTGTTGCGCAGCGCGACCCAGTCGCTGATGGACACCGCCGGCGCCACCCAAACCTATTCGAACCAGTTTCGCATGGCGATCTACGATTTCGGCGCGTCGTCGAAGACCATCGGCCTGCGCGCGCTGTTTGCGCTGTCGGCAAGCCTGTCCAGCGCCAAGACGGCGGCCGGCTCCATCGACCTGATGGGTGTCTACGGCAACAACGATTCCTACACGGCCGACAAGGACACGCAGTTCAGCACGGTTCTGCCGGCGATCAACAACGTGATCAGCGCGCCGGGCACCGGGACGTCCGCAGCGCCGCTGAAATACCTGTTCTTTGTTTCGGACGGCGTCGCCGACGAGTACAACACCGGCTGCTCCAAGCCGACGGTGAGCGGCGGACGCTGCCAGTCGCCGATCGACGTCTCGCTGTGCACCGCCATCAAGAACCGCGGCGTCAAGATCGCGGTGCTGTATACCACCTATCTGCAGCTCCCGACCAACCAGTGGTACATGGACTACATCGATCCCTTCAACAAGGGACCGTTCGGGCCGTCGCCGAACAGCGAGATCGCGCAGAAAATGGAGAGCTGCGCCTCGACGGGACTGTATTTCGAGGTGAGCCCGACGCAGGGCATTTCGGACGCGATGAACGCGCTGTTCAAGAAGGCGATCGCGGACGCCCGGATCTCGGGTTGA
- a CDS encoding peptidylprolyl isomerase encodes MTTSFPATTGQRFRHASALAGCLALALSLAIAGPLRAADDPVLAKVNGAEIKKSDVAMAEEELGPSLAQMDPATKDENVLSFLIDMKIVGKAAEDKKIADSEEFKKRLAFARTRLLMDSLLAQEGKAATTPDAMKKVYDEASKQITGEQEVRARHILVETEDEAKAVKAELDKGADFAELAKKKSKDPGSADGGDLGFFTKEQMVPEFSAVAFALEPGKISDPVKSQFGWHVIKVEEKRNRKAPDFEQVKAQIEQYVTRKAQADYVAKLRTEAKVERLDQPAADAAKDAKPADAAKPSDSKMAPPAKK; translated from the coding sequence ATGACCACCTCGTTCCCGGCAACCACCGGCCAGCGTTTCCGCCATGCGTCCGCCCTGGCTGGCTGCCTCGCCTTGGCGCTGTCCCTGGCGATCGCCGGCCCGCTCCGGGCCGCCGACGATCCGGTGCTGGCGAAGGTCAACGGCGCGGAAATCAAGAAGAGCGACGTCGCCATGGCCGAGGAGGAACTCGGGCCGAGCCTCGCCCAGATGGACCCGGCGACCAAGGACGAGAACGTGCTGTCCTTCCTGATCGACATGAAGATCGTCGGCAAGGCCGCCGAGGACAAGAAGATCGCCGACAGCGAGGAGTTCAAGAAACGCCTGGCATTCGCCCGCACCCGCCTGCTGATGGACAGCCTGCTGGCTCAGGAAGGCAAGGCCGCCACCACCCCTGACGCCATGAAGAAGGTCTATGATGAGGCCTCCAAGCAGATCACCGGTGAGCAGGAAGTGCGCGCCCGCCACATCCTGGTCGAGACCGAGGACGAGGCCAAGGCGGTGAAGGCCGAGCTCGACAAGGGCGCCGATTTCGCCGAGCTGGCCAAGAAGAAGTCCAAGGATCCGGGCTCGGCCGACGGCGGCGATCTCGGCTTCTTCACCAAGGAGCAGATGGTGCCGGAATTCTCGGCTGTCGCCTTCGCGCTGGAGCCGGGCAAGATCTCCGACCCCGTCAAGTCGCAGTTCGGCTGGCACGTCATCAAGGTCGAGGAAAAGCGCAACCGCAAGGCGCCCGATTTCGAGCAGGTCAAGGCCCAGATCGAGCAATACGTCACCCGCAAGGCCCAGGCCGACTACGTCGCCAAGCTGCGTACGGAAGCCAAGGTCGAGCGGCTGGACCAGCCGGCGGCCGATGCCGCCAAGGACGCCAAGCCGGCGGACGCAGCCAAGCCGTCCGACAGCAAGATGGCGCCGCCTGCAAAGAAGTAA
- a CDS encoding (deoxy)nucleoside triphosphate pyrophosphohydrolase: protein MADLKLTLVVACALVDADKRVLIAQRPEGKTLAGLWEFPGGKCEPGERPEQSLIRELHEELGITVAEPCLAPLTFASHGYETFHLLMPLYICRRWEGQVTPREGQTLAWVRANKLRDYPMPPADIPLIPHLIDLLM from the coding sequence ATGGCCGATCTGAAACTGACATTGGTTGTGGCCTGCGCGCTGGTCGACGCCGACAAGCGCGTCCTGATCGCGCAGCGCCCCGAGGGCAAGACGCTGGCCGGCCTCTGGGAATTCCCCGGCGGCAAGTGTGAGCCCGGCGAGCGGCCGGAGCAGAGCCTGATCCGCGAACTGCACGAGGAGCTCGGCATCACCGTCGCCGAGCCGTGCCTGGCCCCGCTGACCTTTGCGAGCCATGGCTACGAGACCTTCCACCTCCTGATGCCGCTCTACATCTGCCGTCGCTGGGAAGGGCAGGTGACGCCCCGAGAAGGCCAGACCCTCGCCTGGGTCCGTGCCAACAAGCTGCGCGACTACCCGATGCCGCCCGCGGACATTCCGCTGATCCCGCATTTGATTGATCTGCTGATGTGA
- a CDS encoding methyltransferase domain-containing protein gives MAQNLQTPPALFDRALLHARQRRAQAQGAVGFLLDRVAEDMSDRLAAVMRDFHAAADLWTPGEGLADLRTRLPSIAHIALDAGGVEKLPFAPESLDLVASALALQFVNDLPGVLAQIRRALKPDGLLLAAMIGGDSLTELRQAFAAAEAECEGGVSPRVAPFADLRDIGALLQRAGFALPVTDVDRVVVRYGNGFALMQDLRRMGAANVLIERRRTPSRRATLLRMAEIYAERFADADGRIRATFDIIWLSGWAPHASQQQPLKPGSAKASLAEAVKKAGET, from the coding sequence ATGGCCCAGAACCTCCAGACCCCGCCCGCCTTATTCGATCGTGCCTTGCTGCATGCGCGGCAGCGGCGGGCTCAGGCGCAAGGTGCCGTGGGCTTCCTGCTCGATCGGGTCGCCGAGGACATGTCCGACCGGCTGGCCGCGGTGATGCGGGATTTCCATGCGGCGGCCGATCTCTGGACGCCCGGCGAAGGTCTCGCGGACCTGCGTACGCGGCTTCCGTCGATCGCGCACATCGCTCTCGATGCGGGTGGTGTAGAGAAACTGCCCTTCGCGCCGGAAAGCCTCGATCTCGTGGCCTCCGCGCTGGCGCTGCAATTCGTCAACGATTTGCCTGGCGTGCTCGCGCAAATTCGCCGCGCGCTGAAGCCGGATGGCCTGCTGCTGGCCGCGATGATCGGCGGCGACAGCCTGACCGAGCTGCGGCAGGCCTTTGCCGCAGCGGAGGCCGAATGCGAGGGCGGCGTGTCGCCGCGCGTGGCGCCGTTCGCCGACCTGCGTGACATCGGCGCGCTGTTGCAGCGGGCCGGCTTTGCGCTCCCGGTGACCGACGTCGACCGCGTCGTGGTGCGCTACGGCAATGGGTTCGCGCTGATGCAGGATCTCCGCCGCATGGGCGCGGCCAATGTGCTGATCGAGCGGCGGCGCACGCCATCGCGGCGCGCGACGCTGCTGCGGATGGCCGAAATCTACGCCGAGCGCTTTGCCGATGCCGACGGCCGTATCCGCGCGACCTTCGACATCATCTGGCTCTCCGGCTGGGCCCCGCATGCGAGCCAGCAGCAGCCGCTGAAGCCGGGTTCGGCCAAGGCGAGCCTGGCGGAGGCGGTGAAGAAGGCGGGGGAGACGTAG
- the grxC gene encoding glutaredoxin 3, translated as MTAAVEIYTRPGCGYCSAARSLLTRKKATFTEFDVAKNPSWREEMYDRAGEGSTFPQIWIGGTHVGGCDELYALDREGKLDGMLEGVKATS; from the coding sequence ATGACTGCTGCTGTCGAGATCTACACCAGGCCGGGCTGCGGCTATTGTTCCGCGGCAAGGTCCCTGCTGACCCGCAAGAAGGCGACCTTTACCGAATTCGACGTCGCCAAGAATCCCTCCTGGCGGGAGGAGATGTACGATCGCGCCGGCGAAGGCTCGACCTTCCCGCAGATCTGGATCGGCGGAACCCATGTCGGCGGCTGCGACGAACTCTACGCGCTCGATCGCGAGGGCAAGCTCGACGGCATGCTCGAAGGTGTGAAGGCCACGTCATGA
- the argJ gene encoding bifunctional glutamate N-acetyltransferase/amino-acid acetyltransferase ArgJ produces MSSSVSPLAPKNVPDMPVIAGIRLATAEAGIRYKNRTDVLLAVMDKGTAVAGVFTKSKCPSAPVEWCRAKLKGGGSSKKGLARALVVNSGNANAFTGKTGRASTALTAKIAAKAVGCSEGEIFLASTGVIGEPLDATKFDGVLGRLAEAAEPGDYLTAAKAIMTTDTFPKVATATVKLGKARVTINGMAKGAGMIAPDMATMLSFIFTDAPIAPAALQALLKAGVEDTFNAVTIDGDTSTSDTLLAFATGAAAEHGAPKISRASDPRLKAFVKAFNQVLANLSEQVARDGEGARKLVEITVEGAKTKASARKIAMSIANSPLVKTAIAGEDANWGRVVMAVGKAGEPADRDKLSISFNGIRVARSGARDPDYDEAQVSEAMKAPEIAIKVSLGLGKGRDRVLTCDLTKEYVAINGDYRS; encoded by the coding sequence ATGTCCTCCTCCGTCTCTCCCCTCGCCCCGAAAAACGTTCCCGATATGCCCGTGATCGCGGGCATTCGTCTTGCGACGGCCGAAGCCGGCATCCGCTACAAGAACCGCACCGACGTCCTGCTGGCGGTGATGGACAAGGGCACCGCGGTCGCCGGCGTCTTCACCAAGTCGAAATGCCCGTCGGCGCCGGTGGAATGGTGCCGTGCGAAACTGAAAGGCGGCGGATCTTCTAAAAAAGGATTGGCCCGCGCGCTCGTCGTCAATTCCGGCAACGCCAATGCCTTCACCGGCAAGACCGGCCGCGCCTCCACCGCGTTGACCGCGAAGATCGCGGCCAAGGCGGTCGGATGCAGCGAGGGCGAAATCTTCCTGGCCTCGACCGGCGTGATCGGCGAGCCACTGGACGCGACCAAGTTCGACGGCGTGCTGGGCCGACTGGCTGAAGCCGCCGAGCCCGGCGACTACCTGACTGCTGCCAAGGCGATCATGACCACCGATACCTTCCCGAAGGTCGCGACCGCGACCGTCAAGCTCGGCAAGGCCAGGGTCACCATCAACGGCATGGCCAAGGGGGCCGGCATGATCGCCCCCGACATGGCGACGATGCTGTCCTTCATCTTCACCGACGCACCGATCGCGCCCGCGGCCTTGCAGGCGCTGCTCAAGGCCGGCGTCGAGGACACCTTCAACGCGGTGACGATCGACGGCGACACGTCCACCTCGGACACGCTGCTGGCCTTCGCCACCGGCGCTGCCGCCGAGCACGGCGCCCCGAAGATCAGCCGCGCCAGTGATCCGCGCCTGAAAGCGTTCGTCAAAGCCTTCAATCAAGTGCTCGCCAATCTTTCCGAGCAAGTGGCCCGCGACGGCGAAGGCGCGCGCAAGCTGGTCGAGATCACGGTCGAGGGCGCCAAGACCAAGGCCTCGGCGCGCAAGATCGCGATGTCGATCGCCAACTCGCCGCTGGTCAAGACCGCGATCGCCGGCGAGGACGCCAATTGGGGGCGCGTCGTGATGGCGGTCGGCAAGGCCGGCGAGCCGGCCGATCGCGACAAGCTCTCGATCTCCTTCAACGGCATCCGCGTCGCCAGGAGCGGGGCGCGCGATCCTGATTATGACGAGGCGCAAGTGTCGGAAGCGATGAAGGCGCCGGAGATCGCGATCAAGGTCTCGCTCGGCCTCGGCAAAGGCCGCGACCGCGTGCTGACCTGCGACCTCACCAAGGAGTATGTCGCGATCAACGGCGATTACAGGTCGTAA